In Fructilactobacillus cliffordii, a single genomic region encodes these proteins:
- a CDS encoding HIT family protein produces the protein MPKFDDQCVFCKIIQGEIPSYPVYEDDQVLAFLDISQATPGHTLVIPKHHIQDIFAFDADQAGQVFARIPQIARAIKASNPKITGMNIVNDNGKIAYQSVFHAHFHLIPRYTIDDDFFIHFGDHTKEYTQAKYETLQTAIREQLKA, from the coding sequence ATGCCAAAATTTGACGACCAATGCGTTTTTTGCAAAATCATTCAAGGGGAGATTCCCAGTTATCCGGTTTACGAAGATGACCAAGTCCTCGCCTTTTTAGATATTTCGCAGGCAACCCCGGGTCATACATTGGTAATTCCGAAACATCACATTCAAGATATTTTTGCCTTTGATGCAGACCAAGCTGGTCAAGTGTTTGCGCGAATTCCACAAATTGCCCGGGCAATTAAGGCGTCTAACCCTAAAATTACCGGAATGAACATTGTCAATGATAACGGAAAAATCGCCTATCAATCGGTCTTTCACGCTCATTTTCATTTAATTCCGCGTTATACCATAGATGACGATTTCTTCATTCACTTTGGTGATCATACTAAAGAATACACCCAGGCCAAATACGAAACCTTGCAAACGGCAATTCGAGAGCAATTAAAGGCTTAG
- a CDS encoding metallophosphoesterase family protein — translation MKFIHTADLHLDTPFTGIRDDEAAPTALWKMLHDAPYVSFERIVTDAIQASVDFVLIVGDVFDSKNPSAAAHNFLLEQLQRLNEQQIPVFLSFGNHDFQPNGKAQLHFPENVQVFGPQVETKHLTLKDGTTVAINGFSYDQQAIAADMVRDYPTGSQADFTIGMLHGAVKSGTDSRYAPFTVPELEEKGYDYWALGHIHKRQQLDANPPINYPGDIQGRHKNEPGEKGYLLVTTNADEHALTTEFIATAPVVYAPLEITVTQAMNVTEVVEQLVSTIQQSDFSKLHLLNVILNATTAGVNAVVAINAQNGILLGQLQQVLRSQYDQLNAWVYELTVNETESLQFADLDEAFWQHTQAEVFNESHVNELAKKLFQHDFIYQALGNPSELTELRRHSETFLQGKTNQEDFTDED, via the coding sequence ATGAAGTTTATTCATACTGCTGATTTACATTTAGATACGCCGTTTACCGGAATTAGGGATGACGAAGCAGCACCTACTGCTCTGTGGAAGATGTTGCACGATGCGCCCTATGTTTCTTTTGAACGAATTGTAACGGATGCAATTCAAGCATCCGTTGACTTTGTATTAATCGTAGGAGATGTGTTTGATAGTAAAAATCCGAGTGCGGCGGCGCATAATTTTCTGTTGGAACAACTACAGCGGTTAAATGAGCAACAGATTCCGGTTTTTCTGTCGTTTGGGAATCATGACTTCCAACCGAATGGGAAAGCACAGTTACACTTTCCGGAAAACGTGCAGGTTTTTGGGCCCCAAGTGGAAACAAAACACTTAACTTTGAAAGACGGAACTACCGTTGCCATTAATGGTTTTAGTTATGACCAGCAAGCTATTGCTGCCGACATGGTTCGTGACTATCCGACCGGAAGTCAAGCCGATTTTACAATCGGAATGTTGCACGGAGCGGTTAAGTCTGGAACCGACTCACGGTACGCACCCTTTACCGTACCAGAATTAGAGGAAAAAGGTTATGACTACTGGGCTCTAGGTCACATTCATAAGCGACAGCAATTAGATGCAAATCCGCCGATTAACTATCCGGGTGATATTCAGGGACGGCACAAGAATGAGCCGGGTGAAAAGGGATACCTGCTGGTTACCACCAATGCAGACGAACATGCGCTTACTACCGAATTTATTGCGACCGCACCCGTAGTTTATGCACCTTTAGAAATCACAGTTACACAAGCTATGAATGTAACCGAAGTAGTTGAACAACTGGTTTCGACCATTCAACAGTCAGATTTTTCAAAATTACATCTGTTAAATGTCATTTTGAATGCCACTACAGCTGGAGTTAATGCTGTCGTGGCGATTAATGCCCAAAATGGAATTTTGCTGGGGCAACTACAACAAGTACTACGTTCGCAGTACGACCAATTAAACGCGTGGGTTTACGAATTAACGGTCAATGAAACCGAGTCCCTACAGTTTGCTGATTTAGATGAGGCTTTTTGGCAGCATACGCAAGCGGAGGTTTTTAACGAAAGCCATGTTAATGAGTTGGCGAAAAAACTATTTCAACATGATTTTATTTATCAAGCTCTCGGGAATCCAAGCGAACTGACTGAATTACGCCGCCACAGTGAAACGTTCCTGCAAGGAAAAACGAATCAGGAGGATTTTACAGATGAAGATTGA
- a CDS encoding YlbF family regulator, which translates to MSDNKIMEQAQKMQEAVVKSEEFTNLKNAFEALKNEKESYKVFTDFQKNQSDLRQKQMAGQEITPDDMKYARELADKMNDLPAIKVLMEREKAMGKLIDDANMVITEPLRQLYEG; encoded by the coding sequence ATGTCAGATAATAAGATTATGGAACAAGCGCAAAAAATGCAGGAAGCAGTGGTTAAATCAGAAGAATTTACCAACTTAAAGAATGCTTTTGAAGCTTTAAAGAACGAAAAAGAATCATACAAAGTTTTCACTGACTTTCAAAAGAACCAAAGTGACTTACGGCAAAAACAAATGGCTGGTCAAGAAATTACTCCAGATGACATGAAGTATGCTCGTGAACTTGCCGACAAAATGAATGATCTTCCAGCCATTAAAGTGTTAATGGAACGGGAAAAGGCCATGGGTAAATTAATTGATGATGCTAATATGGTAATCACTGAACCATTGCGTCAACTTTACGAAGGCTAA
- a CDS encoding transglycosylase domain-containing protein: MQTKQTTWWKRFLRASWNQLKRLNHRFLLTHWLIIIVLLITLVSVTYLTVVAKTAHVRDLESNLSRSTVIYDQNGTQAGKLYAQKGTYVKADKISPDIANAIISTEDRNFYHEHGFSVKGYGRALLLVITNKLTGKNQISGGGSTISQQLAKNTFLSQQQTLSRKFKELFISIEIENIYSKQQILTMYMNNAYFGNGVYGVQDASRKYFGMDADELPVQDAAVLAGMLQNPSNNPIDHPEAAKERRNVVLQLMADNKKIPQSKVKYYQSLPLGTKDTFTVGNNYKYPYYFDAVINEAINKYGLSEKAIMNNGYKIYTNLNQQQQQSFQTDFKNPNLFPQNAADGTKVQAASVALDPKSGGVQAVVGGRNKDVFRGFNRATDIKRQPGSTMKPLAVYAPALENGFKYDSELVNKKLSYGKNHYTPKNINDVYTGKVPMYQALAQSLNAPAVWTLDQIGVNKGYEAVQKFNLPVTKKDDNLALALGGLSTGVSPQQLAGAYTAFANQGKLTKPFYITKIVDSTGKTIVQNEGATPSQVMSKDTARQMTSMMLGVFDYGTGTTAKPVGYQVAGKTGSTEADSSTDADATRDKWIVGYTPDVVVATWEGFDSTNAEHHLENLSGTGVNSLFKHQMEQILPDTAQTQFKVQDSATMVAAKRSRTNKITATNSSEWMQKAEELNQKLLNRGSNLTDKAIEKARSLLGF, from the coding sequence ATGCAAACGAAGCAAACCACTTGGTGGAAACGATTCTTACGCGCCAGTTGGAATCAATTAAAACGATTAAATCACCGTTTTTTATTGACACACTGGTTAATTATCATCGTTTTGCTAATTACGTTAGTCTCAGTAACGTATCTAACGGTGGTGGCCAAAACCGCTCACGTCCGTGATCTTGAATCAAACCTCTCCCGGTCCACGGTGATTTATGATCAAAATGGAACGCAGGCTGGCAAGCTGTATGCCCAAAAGGGGACCTACGTAAAAGCAGATAAAATTTCCCCAGACATTGCGAATGCCATTATTTCCACGGAAGACCGTAATTTTTATCATGAGCATGGTTTTTCGGTAAAAGGATACGGACGCGCATTGTTATTAGTAATTACCAATAAATTAACCGGCAAGAACCAGATTAGTGGGGGTGGAAGTACGATCTCCCAGCAACTAGCGAAAAATACTTTCCTTTCCCAACAGCAAACTCTATCACGAAAATTCAAAGAACTGTTTATTTCCATTGAAATTGAAAACATCTATTCGAAGCAGCAAATTCTAACGATGTATATGAATAATGCTTACTTTGGTAACGGAGTCTACGGGGTGCAGGATGCTTCCCGAAAATACTTTGGGATGGATGCTGATGAGTTACCGGTGCAGGATGCCGCGGTGCTCGCGGGAATGTTACAAAATCCTAGTAATAATCCAATTGATCACCCGGAAGCCGCTAAAGAACGTCGTAACGTCGTTTTACAGTTGATGGCCGATAACAAAAAGATTCCGCAAAGTAAGGTTAAATACTATCAATCGCTCCCGTTAGGAACGAAGGATACCTTTACGGTGGGTAATAACTACAAATACCCGTACTATTTTGATGCAGTAATTAATGAAGCCATTAATAAATACGGCTTATCCGAAAAGGCTATTATGAATAATGGCTACAAAATTTACACTAATTTGAACCAACAACAACAGCAAAGTTTCCAAACAGACTTTAAAAATCCAAATCTTTTTCCCCAAAATGCTGCGGATGGAACGAAGGTGCAAGCCGCCTCAGTTGCCTTGGATCCAAAGAGCGGGGGAGTACAGGCCGTTGTCGGTGGCCGAAATAAGGATGTTTTTCGAGGCTTTAACCGGGCGACTGACATTAAACGGCAACCTGGATCCACGATGAAACCCCTTGCTGTTTACGCTCCCGCACTAGAAAACGGATTTAAGTATGATTCGGAATTAGTTAATAAAAAGTTATCATACGGGAAAAATCACTATACGCCGAAAAATATCAATGACGTTTACACCGGCAAGGTTCCCATGTATCAAGCCCTCGCACAAAGTCTAAATGCGCCCGCTGTGTGGACATTGGATCAAATTGGGGTAAACAAGGGTTATGAAGCCGTGCAGAAGTTTAATTTGCCGGTTACCAAAAAGGATGATAACCTGGCCTTAGCCTTAGGGGGTCTTTCCACGGGAGTTTCACCACAGCAGTTAGCAGGTGCCTATACGGCATTTGCTAATCAAGGAAAACTAACGAAGCCGTTTTACATTACGAAAATTGTTGATTCAACCGGAAAAACGATTGTGCAAAACGAGGGAGCCACTCCGAGTCAAGTAATGTCTAAAGACACTGCTCGCCAGATGACCAGCATGATGCTGGGGGTCTTTGACTACGGGACGGGAACCACGGCTAAACCAGTTGGTTATCAAGTAGCCGGGAAAACTGGGAGTACCGAGGCTGATAGTAGTACCGATGCGGATGCGACGCGAGATAAGTGGATCGTGGGGTATACGCCTGACGTGGTGGTTGCTACTTGGGAAGGTTTTGATAGCACAAACGCTGAACACCACTTGGAAAATTTGAGTGGAACGGGAGTTAACTCGTTATTTAAACACCAGATGGAACAAATCTTACCTGACACCGCCCAGACACAATTTAAGGTACAAGATTCTGCTACAATGGTAGCTGCCAAGCGGAGCCGAACGAACAAAATTACCGCTACTAATAGTAGCGAATGGATGCAAAAGGCAGAGGAATTGAACCAAAAATTATTGAATAGGGGAAGTAACTTGACCGATAAAGCGATTGAAAAGGCACGGAGTTTGTTAGGTTTTTAA
- a CDS encoding ATP-binding protein produces the protein MKIDTIDVYNYGKLHHLHLQFTDLQVIYGNNEAGKTTLINFILDILFGFKNRQANHPYAPKDKSQMGGKLTVSTSSERLVIERVEGKKGGDLSLFDAQGNSVANERLQQLLGPINRDVYNKLFYFDASAVETIQKLTTTELEERIRRIGVVGINQWLGLEKEIKSETDDLYKLRGKKPELNQKLKEYDELSQEIQRAQMQYTEYLELTQQIVQGQTEVKKLQQQEATTQKELQKTYKDQQDWSEYQELQQLDQQDLTPKPGYTQADLDQLQRLQTEIDFLKQNVAKGREQVQKAQQRTVPNHYQFYLQHQHQIDNLSDQLAQAQDQWQQQRNLQGQLDSETSRLHDDELETGGATAQPFTDADYQRVEQLLQQQTMLQNAEQVPTRQANATPSHLPIILMILGAGLLCLGVVLGKSLLIVLGLVGLLLLGYGGYLQWQAGSQSSATHQDEKNAGQLQRIADQLQQLGEQYHISGVNQSLWLTTLQTSIKKREQQKARVLKLQQQANQLARQLTDYLQQWQFCETFLHLQEQPVAQQLSTIQKWLAGLKDERQRQDQLDQRLREDEQQLTQLEQKLQQREQQLHAELTQRKVANLKEFNAQLEQEQQHRQLNQQKQRLQQKFTPALVSRLQQFSTKAELEGQVQRLENQLQQIQTQLSKVVQTTTVQKTQLQQISRDGTLAKLRQQQANLEAEIIDLSKQWLVLQLSFDWIERVLNEASHGRFPKVQELAQRYFAILTDQHYQQIRYQQKLEVVTKDGQRFKVAELSRGTMQQLYLALVFALTVSFSDEFPFPIIIDDGFADFDEIRTQRALELLETLSQTTQIIYFTANQSPIKEAAVKHRIEL, from the coding sequence ATGAAGATTGACACAATTGATGTTTACAACTATGGAAAATTGCACCATCTGCACCTCCAGTTTACTGATTTGCAGGTTATTTACGGTAATAATGAAGCAGGGAAAACGACTCTGATTAATTTCATTTTAGATATTTTGTTTGGCTTCAAAAACCGGCAGGCCAACCACCCATATGCTCCTAAGGATAAAAGTCAAATGGGGGGCAAGTTGACGGTCTCCACCAGTTCAGAACGATTAGTGATTGAACGAGTGGAAGGAAAAAAAGGGGGCGATTTGTCCTTATTTGATGCTCAGGGTAATTCGGTTGCAAACGAACGCCTACAACAGTTGCTAGGACCAATTAACCGTGATGTATATAACAAATTGTTTTATTTTGATGCTAGTGCTGTCGAAACTATCCAAAAATTAACTACGACGGAATTAGAAGAACGAATTCGTCGGATTGGGGTTGTCGGCATTAATCAATGGTTGGGATTAGAAAAGGAGATTAAGTCAGAAACAGATGATCTATACAAACTGCGTGGGAAAAAGCCGGAACTCAATCAAAAATTGAAGGAATATGATGAATTAAGCCAGGAGATTCAACGGGCGCAAATGCAGTATACAGAGTACCTAGAATTAACGCAGCAAATTGTTCAGGGACAAACCGAAGTAAAAAAATTACAGCAACAAGAAGCAACTACGCAAAAGGAATTACAAAAAACTTACAAGGACCAGCAGGATTGGTCCGAATATCAAGAACTGCAACAACTAGATCAGCAGGATTTAACTCCCAAGCCCGGTTATACGCAGGCGGATTTAGATCAATTGCAACGCTTGCAAACGGAAATTGATTTTTTGAAGCAAAACGTAGCAAAAGGGCGCGAGCAGGTGCAAAAAGCACAACAACGTACGGTTCCGAATCACTATCAATTTTACTTACAGCATCAACATCAAATTGATAATTTAAGCGATCAACTAGCGCAAGCTCAGGATCAGTGGCAACAGCAGCGAAATCTGCAGGGGCAACTGGATTCAGAAACCAGTCGTTTACATGATGATGAGCTAGAAACGGGAGGAGCGACAGCCCAGCCATTTACTGACGCCGATTATCAACGGGTGGAACAACTCCTCCAGCAGCAAACTATGCTCCAAAACGCTGAACAGGTGCCTACCAGACAAGCAAACGCAACTCCGTCACATTTACCAATCATTCTAATGATTTTAGGAGCCGGGTTGCTCTGTTTAGGAGTTGTCTTGGGTAAAAGTCTGTTAATTGTTCTCGGATTGGTCGGGCTCTTATTGTTGGGTTATGGAGGATATCTGCAATGGCAAGCAGGATCGCAATCCAGTGCTACTCATCAAGATGAGAAAAATGCAGGGCAACTTCAACGGATTGCAGACCAATTACAGCAGCTTGGGGAACAGTATCATATCTCTGGCGTGAACCAATCGTTGTGGTTGACTACTCTACAAACAAGTATCAAAAAAAGAGAGCAACAAAAAGCACGCGTGTTGAAGTTGCAGCAACAAGCTAATCAATTAGCTCGACAGTTGACGGACTACCTCCAGCAGTGGCAGTTTTGCGAAACATTTTTGCACCTGCAAGAACAACCAGTTGCTCAACAATTAAGCACCATTCAAAAGTGGCTGGCAGGACTTAAGGATGAGCGGCAACGACAAGATCAGTTAGATCAACGATTGCGTGAAGATGAACAGCAACTAACCCAACTAGAGCAGAAACTGCAACAACGAGAGCAACAACTGCACGCTGAACTAACCCAAAGAAAGGTTGCTAACTTAAAAGAATTTAACGCCCAACTGGAACAGGAACAACAGCATCGGCAGCTGAACCAGCAGAAACAACGGTTGCAGCAGAAGTTTACACCCGCGTTAGTTAGTCGGTTGCAGCAATTTAGCACCAAGGCAGAACTAGAAGGACAAGTTCAACGTTTAGAAAATCAGTTGCAACAGATTCAGACGCAGCTTAGTAAAGTGGTGCAAACAACTACCGTCCAAAAGACACAATTACAGCAAATTAGTCGGGATGGCACGCTTGCCAAGTTAAGACAACAGCAGGCAAATTTGGAAGCTGAAATTATTGATTTATCGAAACAATGGCTCGTGTTACAACTTTCCTTTGATTGGATTGAAAGGGTACTAAATGAAGCTAGTCATGGTCGTTTCCCAAAGGTGCAGGAATTAGCACAACGCTACTTTGCCATCTTAACCGATCAACATTATCAACAAATTCGCTATCAGCAAAAGTTAGAAGTCGTTACCAAAGATGGTCAGCGGTTCAAGGTGGCCGAATTATCACGCGGGACGATGCAACAGCTTTACCTAGCTCTAGTTTTTGCCTTAACGGTTTCGTTTAGCGATGAATTTCCATTTCCAATCATAATTGATGATGGGTTTGCTGATTTCGATGAGATACGAACGCAGCGAGCGTTAGAACTACTAGAAACGCTCTCGCAAACTACCCAAATTATTTATTTCACTGCCAACCAAAGCCCAATTAAGGAAGCGGCGGTCAAGCATCGAATTGAACTTTGA
- a CDS encoding peptidylprolyl isomerase has translation MNKKKWAIGAAGLLLSLSLAACGQGKTVATTDGGKITQEQFYDKMKSTQQGKAQLQQMILNKCLEHEYGSKVKQSDVDKQFDQYKKQYGPQFNTILQQQGMTESQLKESIRNNLLLKEAVMDKTDFSNKQLEKQFKKYQPKVTVKELAVSDKDTAQKAISDLNNGTSWKDVAKQYGADDTTKKNGGQEVSFDNSTSGVDNSVKKAAYKLNNGDYSKEPIKTQSGYVVIQMVKHPKKGTLKEHKSEVKEQLANERLSDQKTVHKVVSEVLKDGHVQIEDSSMKNILSGYIDTSKK, from the coding sequence ATGAATAAGAAAAAATGGGCTATTGGTGCCGCGGGATTATTGCTTAGTCTATCCCTAGCTGCCTGTGGTCAAGGTAAAACCGTTGCTACTACCGACGGGGGTAAGATTACCCAAGAACAATTTTACGACAAAATGAAGTCGACCCAACAAGGGAAAGCCCAATTACAACAAATGATTCTAAACAAATGTTTGGAACACGAATACGGTAGTAAAGTTAAACAATCCGATGTTGACAAACAATTTGATCAATACAAAAAACAATACGGACCTCAATTTAACACTATCTTACAACAACAAGGAATGACCGAAAGTCAACTGAAGGAATCTATTCGTAACAACCTCTTATTAAAGGAAGCTGTCATGGATAAAACAGATTTCTCAAACAAGCAATTAGAAAAACAATTTAAGAAGTACCAACCTAAGGTTACGGTTAAGGAATTAGCCGTAAGCGATAAAGACACTGCTCAAAAAGCCATTTCTGACTTAAACAACGGAACTAGTTGGAAAGATGTCGCTAAACAGTACGGTGCTGACGACACTACCAAGAAAAACGGTGGTCAAGAAGTTAGCTTCGACAATTCCACTTCTGGTGTTGATAACTCCGTCAAAAAAGCAGCTTACAAACTTAACAACGGTGATTACTCCAAGGAACCAATTAAGACCCAGAGCGGTTACGTTGTGATTCAGATGGTTAAACACCCTAAGAAGGGAACCTTAAAGGAACACAAGAGCGAAGTTAAGGAACAATTAGCTAACGAACGCTTGAGTGACCAAAAGACGGTTCACAAGGTTGTTTCTGAAGTACTGAAGGACGGTCACGTTCAAATCGAAGACTCCAGCATGAAGAATATCTTATCTGGTTACATTGACACTTCCAAAAAATAA
- a CDS encoding ABC transporter ATP-binding protein, with translation MTLKVNQLTGGYSSIPVLKAETFDVQDGELVSLIGLNGAGKSTTINHIIGLMTPFSGTITLNGLQIQDDVQRYKQQIAYVPEMPVLYPELTLREHVETTIMAYNLDQSVAWERAERLLKLFRLENKLDWFPANFSKGMRQKVMIVCAFITNAQLLVIDEPFLGLDPLAVDDLLNLIDQKKEEGVSVLMSTHVLDTAEKHCDRFVLINDGQVSYEGTMPQIKERYHELGDSLTDIYLALARQQDRSKSNVKGD, from the coding sequence ATGACTTTAAAAGTTAATCAATTAACGGGAGGATATTCCAGTATTCCGGTTTTAAAGGCGGAAACTTTTGACGTTCAAGATGGAGAATTGGTTTCGTTAATCGGACTAAATGGAGCGGGGAAATCAACCACGATTAACCATATCATTGGATTAATGACTCCATTTTCTGGAACGATTACTTTGAATGGACTCCAAATTCAAGATGACGTTCAGCGTTACAAACAACAAATTGCCTATGTGCCTGAAATGCCGGTATTGTATCCGGAATTAACCTTACGAGAGCACGTTGAGACGACAATTATGGCCTATAATTTAGATCAATCAGTAGCTTGGGAACGGGCTGAGCGGTTGTTGAAACTCTTTCGTCTTGAAAATAAGCTAGATTGGTTTCCAGCTAATTTTTCGAAGGGAATGCGCCAAAAGGTGATGATTGTCTGTGCTTTCATCACCAATGCCCAACTATTAGTTATTGATGAACCCTTTTTAGGGTTAGATCCACTGGCTGTTGACGACTTACTGAACCTAATTGATCAAAAGAAGGAAGAAGGAGTTAGCGTCTTGATGTCGACCCATGTTTTGGATACGGCCGAGAAACACTGTGATCGCTTTGTCCTCATTAATGATGGTCAGGTAAGCTATGAGGGGACGATGCCCCAAATTAAGGAACGCTATCATGAACTAGGCGATTCATTAACCGATATTTATTTGGCACTAGCGCGCCAGCAAGACCGGTCAAAATCGAATGTAAAGGGTGATTAA
- a CDS encoding ABC transporter permease, translating into MHNLFQHRLVDHWMQLTKYLRYVFNDFFVIALMFFVGALGLAYSNFLKGLAPHQWWQFIIIVAVLELGLQLGRLATLIMAPDRVFLAPQEGQLQSYFRQSFIYSFLMGGLMQAGVWFVLLPFVSVSLSWNLMQLATGFCLSLLLKWDWLSYQFWILRNHQRLEWWRKPLFQWLLPLLIFSIGIIVNLWLALGLAVGLLVISGWLIRKQVPPLNWQRIVAAERLRMIRIYRFFALFTDVPTVDPQPKRRGYLDRLFRRIPQDQQHLYTNLYVRTFFRDGETSSMYVRLLVVAAVILFFLNNSVVAVIVALTLLYLTGIQLRPFFTFFANNVFTHLYPVPTTDQVHNFRRFWQWLLIIELALEVVVLLLGEAPISATFISLVGGLAIIWWLMTRFVSRNQKQEGNN; encoded by the coding sequence ATGCATAATTTGTTTCAGCACCGGTTAGTGGACCACTGGATGCAATTAACGAAGTATCTGCGCTACGTTTTTAATGATTTCTTTGTCATTGCCTTGATGTTTTTTGTGGGGGCTTTGGGATTAGCTTATTCTAATTTTTTGAAGGGATTGGCTCCCCATCAATGGTGGCAATTCATCATTATTGTTGCGGTTCTTGAACTCGGACTACAACTGGGCCGCTTGGCAACCTTAATCATGGCGCCTGATCGAGTTTTTTTGGCTCCTCAGGAAGGTCAATTACAAAGTTACTTTCGCCAATCATTTATATATAGTTTTTTGATGGGCGGTCTCATGCAAGCAGGCGTGTGGTTTGTTTTACTTCCGTTTGTAAGTGTTAGTTTGAGTTGGAATCTAATGCAACTAGCTACGGGCTTTTGCCTTAGTTTGCTTTTAAAGTGGGACTGGTTGAGCTATCAATTCTGGATATTGCGAAATCATCAGCGCTTAGAATGGTGGCGTAAACCACTATTTCAGTGGCTCCTTCCGCTCTTAATTTTTAGCATTGGCATCATTGTTAACTTATGGTTGGCATTGGGATTAGCCGTTGGATTACTGGTGATTAGTGGTTGGTTAATTCGAAAGCAGGTTCCACCGTTAAACTGGCAAAGAATAGTGGCTGCCGAACGACTCCGGATGATTCGAATCTACCGCTTTTTTGCCCTCTTTACGGATGTTCCTACGGTGGATCCACAACCTAAGCGTCGGGGATATTTGGACCGGCTTTTCCGGAGGATTCCCCAAGATCAGCAACATTTATACACGAATTTGTACGTTCGCACCTTTTTCCGGGACGGAGAAACCAGTTCGATGTATGTTCGGTTATTGGTGGTTGCTGCGGTCATTCTCTTTTTCTTAAATAACTCGGTTGTGGCGGTGATTGTGGCCCTTACGTTGTTATATTTAACGGGAATCCAATTGCGCCCTTTCTTTACCTTTTTTGCCAATAACGTGTTTACCCATCTTTACCCAGTCCCAACCACTGATCAAGTGCATAATTTTCGGCGGTTTTGGCAGTGGCTCTTGATAATCGAATTGGCACTAGAAGTAGTAGTCTTGCTACTTGGAGAAGCACCAATTAGCGCCACCTTTATCAGTTTGGTGGGTGGCTTAGCCATTATCTGGTGGTTAATGACGCGGTTTGTTAGTAGAAATCAAAAACAGGAAGGAAATAACTAA